In one window of Tachypleus tridentatus isolate NWPU-2018 chromosome 2, ASM421037v1, whole genome shotgun sequence DNA:
- the LOC143245055 gene encoding tripartite motif-containing protein 2-like isoform X2 — protein sequence MECFSPLYEEPILKTKVWPNMSSGQHLEALALPVVRQIDSQFLKCGICLDRYTNPKVLPCLHTFCEDCLLNYIPAESLTLTCPLCRQQSILPEQGVSGLQNNFFILNLMEILGQPTVCQICDSQVPGTYKCTVCNQFLCDTCSRLHQKEMSTGGHKVISLNELALLEEHEMSKDHPSLMCPKHQSQTLRFYCRECETAICVTCTDIEHGGHDTRRIREAVEEQKAVLKNLVEKAYSQIPALKEAMDSVNTLSYILSNKHSEISKNICYTLDSVTELIQLRKSFLLKELDECHRLKQQVLQEQKEYLEFCISDLTNSCEFTENALTYGNDTEIFLVNKQMAEKISEFTEMSVQKMPEENDYMVFEGTELTDFKKSLNHFGKILTNSAVAYETTASGEGLKQCVVGKQTLINVVPKDRCGDIVKDGNMLFETDVSSSELSVSFIPDIFYQKNGSYDFVYNISKEGVYKLTIKLFGNHIKDSPFEVKAFVEEESSSSDRPTSSKIPRTADARHRSSRRPSSRRSGGSQRKNFPFEDDLVMRVGNRGRGRGEFTNPQGVCCTSDNKFVIADSNNQCVQVFNSTGECKLRFGIRGRGPGQMQRPTGVAVTANGNYVVADYENKLLSIFEPSGKYVSRMGVGKLLGPKGVAVDKNGHIIVVDNKASCVLIFQENGKLLYKFGSRGSGPTKFAGPHYAAVNSKNQIIVSDFHNHCIKVFDPDGGFVSIFGSNGEGNGQFNAPTGVAVDKQDNILVADWGNSRIQVFDSSGSFLSFVNTNEDPLYGPQGLAVTTDGFVVVSDSGNHSFKVYKYLQ from the exons ATG GAGTGTTTCAGTCCATTATACGAAGAACCAATTCTGAAAACCAAAGTTTGGCCGAACATGTCATCTGGACAGCATTTGGAAGCACTTGCCCTACCTGTGGTGCGTCAGATTGACTCTCAGTTTCTGAAGTGTGGAATCTGTCTGGACAGATACACAAATCCAAAG gtTCTTCCTTGTCTGCATACCTTTTGTGAGGACTGTCTTCTGAATTACATCCCAGCAGAAAGCCTAACTCTCACTTGCCCCCTCTGTCGACAACAATCTATCCTACCAGAACAAGGAGTGTCTGGacttcaaaataatttctttattttaaatttgatggAGATCTTAGGTCAGCCTACAGTTTGTCAAATATGTGATAGTCAAGTTCCTGGAACTTACAAATGTACTGTGTGCAATCAATTTCTGTGTGATACGTGTAGCAGGTTACACCAAAAGGAAATGTCTACCGGGGGTCACAAAGTCATTTCCTTGAACGAATTAGCACTACTTGAGGAACATGAAATGTCTAAGGATCATCCTTCTCTGATGTGTCCGAAGCATCAAAGCCAGACTTTAAGATTCTATTGTCGTGAATGTGAAACTGCTATTTGCGTCACTTGCACAGACATAGAACACGGTGGACATGATACCAGACGCATTCGCGAGGCTGTAGAAGAACAGAAAGCGGTTTTAAAAAACCTTGTGGAAAAAGCATACTCTCAGATTCCAGCTTTGAAGGAGGCTATGGACTCTGTAAACACCTTGTCGTACATTCTTTCTAACAAGCACTCTGAAATATCTAAAAACATCTGCTATACTTTAGATTCTGTTACGGAACTTATCCAGTTAAGGAAGTCTTTTTTGTTAAAGGAACTAGATGAATGCCATAGGTTAAAACAACAGGTTTTGCAGGAACAGAAAGAATATTTAGAATTTTGTATTAGCGATCTTACAAACAGCTGTGAATTTACTGAAAATGCGCTAACCTATGGCAATGATACTGAAATCTTCCTTGTCAACAAGCAGATGGCCGAGAAGATTTCCGAATTTACCGAGATGTCTGTTCAGAAAATGCCGGAAGAAAATGACTACATGGTATTTGAAGGTACTGAACTGACAGACTTTAAGAAGTCACTAAACCATTTTGGGAAAATTCTAACTAATAGTGCTGTTGCTTACGAAACTACAGCTTCCGGAGAAGGGTTAAAACAGTGTGTTGTTGGGAAACAAACTCTTATTAATGTTGTCCCTAAAGACAGATGTGGAGATATTGTAAAAGATGGGAATATGTTGTTTGAAACAGATGTCAGCTCCTCTGAACTTTCCGTCAGTTTTATCCCTGACATATTTTACCAGAAAAATGGTAGCTATgattttgtttacaatatttctAAAGAAGGTGTATACAAACTTACCATCAAGTTGTTTGGCAACCACATCAAAGATAGTCCATTTGAAGTGAAGGCATTTGTCGAAGAAGAGAGTTCTTCCAGTGACAGACCTACAAGTTCCAAGATACCCAGAACCGCAGACGCCAGGCATCGCAGCTCCAGACGCCCATCCAGTCGCAGGTCCGGCGGATCACAGCGAAAAAATTTTCCTTTTGAAGATGATTTAGTAATGAGAGTAGGCAATAGAGGGCGAGGAAGAGGAGAATTCACTAATCCTCAGGGTGTTTGTTGTACATCAGACAATAAATTTGTGATTGCAGATAGTAATAATCAATGCGTTCAAGTTTTCAATAGTACAGGTGAGTGCAAGCTACGTTTCGGAATCAGAGGTCGAGGACCTGGTCAAATGCAAAGGCCAACAGGTGTCGCAGTTACAGCTAATGGCAATTACGTTGTAGCagattatgaaaataaactattaagtATATTTGAGCCTAGCGGAAAATACGTTAGCCGAATGGGTGTAGGTAAACTTTTAGGCCCAAAAGGGGTGGCTGTGGATAAGAACGGCCACATCATCGTTGTAGATAACAAAGCAAGCTGTGTGTTAATATTCCAGGAAAATGGAAAACTGTTGTACAAGTTTGGCAGTAGGGGAAGCGGTCCAACTAAATTTGCTGGACCTCATTATGCAGCCGTAAACAGTAAAAATCAGATCATAGTGTCAGATTTCCACAATCATTGTATCAAAGTATTTGATCCTGATGGAggatttgtttcaatttttggCTCAAATGGAGAAGGAAATGGACAGTTTAATGCCCCAACAGGTGTCGCTGTGGACAAACAAGATAACATCTTAGTAGCTGACTGGGGAAACAGTAGAATTCAA GTTTTCGACAGTAGCGGATCCTTTTTGTCTTTTGTCAATACTAATGAAGATCCTCTTTATGGTCCCCAAGGACTAGCAGTAACGACAGACGGTTTTGTAGTGGTGTCAGATTCGGGAAATCATTCTTTCAAAGTCTACAAATACTTACAGTAA
- the LOC143245055 gene encoding tripartite motif-containing protein 2-like isoform X1 has translation MQECFSPLYEEPILKTKVWPNMSSGQHLEALALPVVRQIDSQFLKCGICLDRYTNPKVLPCLHTFCEDCLLNYIPAESLTLTCPLCRQQSILPEQGVSGLQNNFFILNLMEILGQPTVCQICDSQVPGTYKCTVCNQFLCDTCSRLHQKEMSTGGHKVISLNELALLEEHEMSKDHPSLMCPKHQSQTLRFYCRECETAICVTCTDIEHGGHDTRRIREAVEEQKAVLKNLVEKAYSQIPALKEAMDSVNTLSYILSNKHSEISKNICYTLDSVTELIQLRKSFLLKELDECHRLKQQVLQEQKEYLEFCISDLTNSCEFTENALTYGNDTEIFLVNKQMAEKISEFTEMSVQKMPEENDYMVFEGTELTDFKKSLNHFGKILTNSAVAYETTASGEGLKQCVVGKQTLINVVPKDRCGDIVKDGNMLFETDVSSSELSVSFIPDIFYQKNGSYDFVYNISKEGVYKLTIKLFGNHIKDSPFEVKAFVEEESSSSDRPTSSKIPRTADARHRSSRRPSSRRSGGSQRKNFPFEDDLVMRVGNRGRGRGEFTNPQGVCCTSDNKFVIADSNNQCVQVFNSTGECKLRFGIRGRGPGQMQRPTGVAVTANGNYVVADYENKLLSIFEPSGKYVSRMGVGKLLGPKGVAVDKNGHIIVVDNKASCVLIFQENGKLLYKFGSRGSGPTKFAGPHYAAVNSKNQIIVSDFHNHCIKVFDPDGGFVSIFGSNGEGNGQFNAPTGVAVDKQDNILVADWGNSRIQVFDSSGSFLSFVNTNEDPLYGPQGLAVTTDGFVVVSDSGNHSFKVYKYLQ, from the exons ATG CAGGAGTGTTTCAGTCCATTATACGAAGAACCAATTCTGAAAACCAAAGTTTGGCCGAACATGTCATCTGGACAGCATTTGGAAGCACTTGCCCTACCTGTGGTGCGTCAGATTGACTCTCAGTTTCTGAAGTGTGGAATCTGTCTGGACAGATACACAAATCCAAAG gtTCTTCCTTGTCTGCATACCTTTTGTGAGGACTGTCTTCTGAATTACATCCCAGCAGAAAGCCTAACTCTCACTTGCCCCCTCTGTCGACAACAATCTATCCTACCAGAACAAGGAGTGTCTGGacttcaaaataatttctttattttaaatttgatggAGATCTTAGGTCAGCCTACAGTTTGTCAAATATGTGATAGTCAAGTTCCTGGAACTTACAAATGTACTGTGTGCAATCAATTTCTGTGTGATACGTGTAGCAGGTTACACCAAAAGGAAATGTCTACCGGGGGTCACAAAGTCATTTCCTTGAACGAATTAGCACTACTTGAGGAACATGAAATGTCTAAGGATCATCCTTCTCTGATGTGTCCGAAGCATCAAAGCCAGACTTTAAGATTCTATTGTCGTGAATGTGAAACTGCTATTTGCGTCACTTGCACAGACATAGAACACGGTGGACATGATACCAGACGCATTCGCGAGGCTGTAGAAGAACAGAAAGCGGTTTTAAAAAACCTTGTGGAAAAAGCATACTCTCAGATTCCAGCTTTGAAGGAGGCTATGGACTCTGTAAACACCTTGTCGTACATTCTTTCTAACAAGCACTCTGAAATATCTAAAAACATCTGCTATACTTTAGATTCTGTTACGGAACTTATCCAGTTAAGGAAGTCTTTTTTGTTAAAGGAACTAGATGAATGCCATAGGTTAAAACAACAGGTTTTGCAGGAACAGAAAGAATATTTAGAATTTTGTATTAGCGATCTTACAAACAGCTGTGAATTTACTGAAAATGCGCTAACCTATGGCAATGATACTGAAATCTTCCTTGTCAACAAGCAGATGGCCGAGAAGATTTCCGAATTTACCGAGATGTCTGTTCAGAAAATGCCGGAAGAAAATGACTACATGGTATTTGAAGGTACTGAACTGACAGACTTTAAGAAGTCACTAAACCATTTTGGGAAAATTCTAACTAATAGTGCTGTTGCTTACGAAACTACAGCTTCCGGAGAAGGGTTAAAACAGTGTGTTGTTGGGAAACAAACTCTTATTAATGTTGTCCCTAAAGACAGATGTGGAGATATTGTAAAAGATGGGAATATGTTGTTTGAAACAGATGTCAGCTCCTCTGAACTTTCCGTCAGTTTTATCCCTGACATATTTTACCAGAAAAATGGTAGCTATgattttgtttacaatatttctAAAGAAGGTGTATACAAACTTACCATCAAGTTGTTTGGCAACCACATCAAAGATAGTCCATTTGAAGTGAAGGCATTTGTCGAAGAAGAGAGTTCTTCCAGTGACAGACCTACAAGTTCCAAGATACCCAGAACCGCAGACGCCAGGCATCGCAGCTCCAGACGCCCATCCAGTCGCAGGTCCGGCGGATCACAGCGAAAAAATTTTCCTTTTGAAGATGATTTAGTAATGAGAGTAGGCAATAGAGGGCGAGGAAGAGGAGAATTCACTAATCCTCAGGGTGTTTGTTGTACATCAGACAATAAATTTGTGATTGCAGATAGTAATAATCAATGCGTTCAAGTTTTCAATAGTACAGGTGAGTGCAAGCTACGTTTCGGAATCAGAGGTCGAGGACCTGGTCAAATGCAAAGGCCAACAGGTGTCGCAGTTACAGCTAATGGCAATTACGTTGTAGCagattatgaaaataaactattaagtATATTTGAGCCTAGCGGAAAATACGTTAGCCGAATGGGTGTAGGTAAACTTTTAGGCCCAAAAGGGGTGGCTGTGGATAAGAACGGCCACATCATCGTTGTAGATAACAAAGCAAGCTGTGTGTTAATATTCCAGGAAAATGGAAAACTGTTGTACAAGTTTGGCAGTAGGGGAAGCGGTCCAACTAAATTTGCTGGACCTCATTATGCAGCCGTAAACAGTAAAAATCAGATCATAGTGTCAGATTTCCACAATCATTGTATCAAAGTATTTGATCCTGATGGAggatttgtttcaatttttggCTCAAATGGAGAAGGAAATGGACAGTTTAATGCCCCAACAGGTGTCGCTGTGGACAAACAAGATAACATCTTAGTAGCTGACTGGGGAAACAGTAGAATTCAA GTTTTCGACAGTAGCGGATCCTTTTTGTCTTTTGTCAATACTAATGAAGATCCTCTTTATGGTCCCCAAGGACTAGCAGTAACGACAGACGGTTTTGTAGTGGTGTCAGATTCGGGAAATCATTCTTTCAAAGTCTACAAATACTTACAGTAA
- the LOC143245055 gene encoding tripartite motif-containing protein 2-like isoform X3 has protein sequence MSSGQHLEALALPVVRQIDSQFLKCGICLDRYTNPKVLPCLHTFCEDCLLNYIPAESLTLTCPLCRQQSILPEQGVSGLQNNFFILNLMEILGQPTVCQICDSQVPGTYKCTVCNQFLCDTCSRLHQKEMSTGGHKVISLNELALLEEHEMSKDHPSLMCPKHQSQTLRFYCRECETAICVTCTDIEHGGHDTRRIREAVEEQKAVLKNLVEKAYSQIPALKEAMDSVNTLSYILSNKHSEISKNICYTLDSVTELIQLRKSFLLKELDECHRLKQQVLQEQKEYLEFCISDLTNSCEFTENALTYGNDTEIFLVNKQMAEKISEFTEMSVQKMPEENDYMVFEGTELTDFKKSLNHFGKILTNSAVAYETTASGEGLKQCVVGKQTLINVVPKDRCGDIVKDGNMLFETDVSSSELSVSFIPDIFYQKNGSYDFVYNISKEGVYKLTIKLFGNHIKDSPFEVKAFVEEESSSSDRPTSSKIPRTADARHRSSRRPSSRRSGGSQRKNFPFEDDLVMRVGNRGRGRGEFTNPQGVCCTSDNKFVIADSNNQCVQVFNSTGECKLRFGIRGRGPGQMQRPTGVAVTANGNYVVADYENKLLSIFEPSGKYVSRMGVGKLLGPKGVAVDKNGHIIVVDNKASCVLIFQENGKLLYKFGSRGSGPTKFAGPHYAAVNSKNQIIVSDFHNHCIKVFDPDGGFVSIFGSNGEGNGQFNAPTGVAVDKQDNILVADWGNSRIQVFDSSGSFLSFVNTNEDPLYGPQGLAVTTDGFVVVSDSGNHSFKVYKYLQ, from the exons ATGTCATCTGGACAGCATTTGGAAGCACTTGCCCTACCTGTGGTGCGTCAGATTGACTCTCAGTTTCTGAAGTGTGGAATCTGTCTGGACAGATACACAAATCCAAAG gtTCTTCCTTGTCTGCATACCTTTTGTGAGGACTGTCTTCTGAATTACATCCCAGCAGAAAGCCTAACTCTCACTTGCCCCCTCTGTCGACAACAATCTATCCTACCAGAACAAGGAGTGTCTGGacttcaaaataatttctttattttaaatttgatggAGATCTTAGGTCAGCCTACAGTTTGTCAAATATGTGATAGTCAAGTTCCTGGAACTTACAAATGTACTGTGTGCAATCAATTTCTGTGTGATACGTGTAGCAGGTTACACCAAAAGGAAATGTCTACCGGGGGTCACAAAGTCATTTCCTTGAACGAATTAGCACTACTTGAGGAACATGAAATGTCTAAGGATCATCCTTCTCTGATGTGTCCGAAGCATCAAAGCCAGACTTTAAGATTCTATTGTCGTGAATGTGAAACTGCTATTTGCGTCACTTGCACAGACATAGAACACGGTGGACATGATACCAGACGCATTCGCGAGGCTGTAGAAGAACAGAAAGCGGTTTTAAAAAACCTTGTGGAAAAAGCATACTCTCAGATTCCAGCTTTGAAGGAGGCTATGGACTCTGTAAACACCTTGTCGTACATTCTTTCTAACAAGCACTCTGAAATATCTAAAAACATCTGCTATACTTTAGATTCTGTTACGGAACTTATCCAGTTAAGGAAGTCTTTTTTGTTAAAGGAACTAGATGAATGCCATAGGTTAAAACAACAGGTTTTGCAGGAACAGAAAGAATATTTAGAATTTTGTATTAGCGATCTTACAAACAGCTGTGAATTTACTGAAAATGCGCTAACCTATGGCAATGATACTGAAATCTTCCTTGTCAACAAGCAGATGGCCGAGAAGATTTCCGAATTTACCGAGATGTCTGTTCAGAAAATGCCGGAAGAAAATGACTACATGGTATTTGAAGGTACTGAACTGACAGACTTTAAGAAGTCACTAAACCATTTTGGGAAAATTCTAACTAATAGTGCTGTTGCTTACGAAACTACAGCTTCCGGAGAAGGGTTAAAACAGTGTGTTGTTGGGAAACAAACTCTTATTAATGTTGTCCCTAAAGACAGATGTGGAGATATTGTAAAAGATGGGAATATGTTGTTTGAAACAGATGTCAGCTCCTCTGAACTTTCCGTCAGTTTTATCCCTGACATATTTTACCAGAAAAATGGTAGCTATgattttgtttacaatatttctAAAGAAGGTGTATACAAACTTACCATCAAGTTGTTTGGCAACCACATCAAAGATAGTCCATTTGAAGTGAAGGCATTTGTCGAAGAAGAGAGTTCTTCCAGTGACAGACCTACAAGTTCCAAGATACCCAGAACCGCAGACGCCAGGCATCGCAGCTCCAGACGCCCATCCAGTCGCAGGTCCGGCGGATCACAGCGAAAAAATTTTCCTTTTGAAGATGATTTAGTAATGAGAGTAGGCAATAGAGGGCGAGGAAGAGGAGAATTCACTAATCCTCAGGGTGTTTGTTGTACATCAGACAATAAATTTGTGATTGCAGATAGTAATAATCAATGCGTTCAAGTTTTCAATAGTACAGGTGAGTGCAAGCTACGTTTCGGAATCAGAGGTCGAGGACCTGGTCAAATGCAAAGGCCAACAGGTGTCGCAGTTACAGCTAATGGCAATTACGTTGTAGCagattatgaaaataaactattaagtATATTTGAGCCTAGCGGAAAATACGTTAGCCGAATGGGTGTAGGTAAACTTTTAGGCCCAAAAGGGGTGGCTGTGGATAAGAACGGCCACATCATCGTTGTAGATAACAAAGCAAGCTGTGTGTTAATATTCCAGGAAAATGGAAAACTGTTGTACAAGTTTGGCAGTAGGGGAAGCGGTCCAACTAAATTTGCTGGACCTCATTATGCAGCCGTAAACAGTAAAAATCAGATCATAGTGTCAGATTTCCACAATCATTGTATCAAAGTATTTGATCCTGATGGAggatttgtttcaatttttggCTCAAATGGAGAAGGAAATGGACAGTTTAATGCCCCAACAGGTGTCGCTGTGGACAAACAAGATAACATCTTAGTAGCTGACTGGGGAAACAGTAGAATTCAA GTTTTCGACAGTAGCGGATCCTTTTTGTCTTTTGTCAATACTAATGAAGATCCTCTTTATGGTCCCCAAGGACTAGCAGTAACGACAGACGGTTTTGTAGTGGTGTCAGATTCGGGAAATCATTCTTTCAAAGTCTACAAATACTTACAGTAA